A stretch of DNA from Streptomyces caniferus:
CTTCTCGTGCAACCGCCAGCGCGCATCGGGATCGTCCGGTGTCTGTTCCACCGCCGATACGGCTTCGACTCCCTGGTCAACGCTGCTCAATCGGCTGCGCACCAGATCGACGGCCATGTTGCCTACCGCACCGCCAGCCGCCTGTGCCACCGCTTCCACCGCAGTAGTCGCCAGGTCCATCCCGTCTGCCATACCTGTCCCCCTCAGACTCCCCGAGGCCCCCCAACCATCGTATTGCGCAGCGGAGTTGAATGACCGGCGAATCGCAGCTCAGGCAGCGTTCACCCGCTCGGTCGGGCGGAGGCCGACTAGTCAACGAAGCCAGCGTTCTAACCAGCAGGGGATTCTTCCGCACCCGCCGACCCACCCGGGAGCGATCCCGGCGGTTACGGTTCCGTACGCCTGCCCGGCAGCACGATCAGCACTGTCACGCTCCACCCCGTTTTCGAGCCCTGGAGGGCCCACAGGGGCAACAGTCCTCGAGGTGGGCGCGGGTGAGGAACGCGGCGAGGGCGCCTGCGGCCTCGGGCTCAGCGGTGGCGAGCTGGTCGGCGAACACCATCTCGTCGACGTCGGCGGCCGGGACCAGACGGGCGAGGGCAGCGAGCAACGCGGCGTGGGTGAGGACAGGCGGCGGTAGGAGGCCGGCTGCGGCGTCGCGGGCGGCCGGGTCGCGGTAGTGCCCGAGGTGCGCGGCCATGGCGTGCGCGAGCCAGGCGTCGACGTCGGTCTGGACGTACCCGCCGGCTCGCCGGGTGAGTTCGTCCCGGACGGCTTCGTCGCCGTCGCGGGGCTCGGTCTGCTCCAGCGTGCCCAGCTCGCGCAGCGCCTGGAGCTCGTCGGCGCGGGCCGCGATCCGGGCGGCTTCCCGCAGTTCGGCTTCCCGGGCGGCGGCGGCCGCGGCGTCGGCGGCGAGCTCGGCCTGGACGACGTCGTCGGTGTCCGGGTCGTAGACGGTGCCCGGCGCCGCGTCGGCGAGCAGCTGGTGCAGGCGCTCCCACTCCCCGAGCTCCGCGCGGCCGCGGACGTCGTCGGCCCGGTCCTCGTGCCGCGAGTCCTGCCGGGCGTCGAACCGCGCTTCCTCGAGGGCCGCCGCGACGGCGCCGGCGTCCATGCCCCTCGCCCGGCGCCGGACGACGCGGCGGCCGATGCGGGCGGGGTCGACCGGCTCGCGGGGCGCGGCCACGCGCGGGGCGAGCGGTCGACGGGTACCGCCGCCGGGCGGCCACATCCTGGTCATCTTCGGCCTCGCATTCGTGGTGAGGAATAAGGGCGGGCCGCCGCCAGAGCGCTGTTGGCGGCCCGCTGAATATGTTTTATAGCAGGCCCTGAATTCGCCCGCGTCAGAACCGGAATTCTATGTACGAGACGTGTGTGAAGTCCGCCCGCAGCCAGCGGCTCGCGTGCCCCATTCCGTGAAATACGACTCGGTGATGGCCTCAGCGACTATCGGATGCAGATCCTCCTCCGTCGCACCAGCCGCCTGAAGTTCGAGGATCTGCTTCGCGTAGGTGGGTGAGATCGCCGTGGTGATGCTGCGCTCGCGGCCGTCGTCCGAGCTGCCTCTGCACGCGAATCCGAAGTACGCCGTCACCTCCACCATCATGCCGCTGGAGGTGGACGCCTGCTCGCGCGCCTGCGCCCTGACCTGCGGTTTCCACTCGAATTCGGTCTCCTCCACCAGCGCGGCCTGGAGGCGCTTCTGGGGCTTCGTCAGCTTCCCGGCGAGGTAGCGCTCCACCGTACGGCGTGAGGTGCCCAGGCGCTCCGCCAGGGCCTTGGTGGACCCCTTCTCTCGCGTGCGAAGGAATTTCATACATGCCTTCGCTGATTTTGGCGCGGGCCGGGTGAAGATCTTCCGCTCCGCCCGCGCGAGGGCCTCCAGGACCTTGCCGCGGCGCGGGGCCGGCTGCTGCTGCTCGTGATCGCTCATGCCGACCATCAGGCCAGCGAGCGATATCTAGGGGCGAAGGCACTTCACCCAGGTCAGACCGGGTGATCCGGTGTGAGGCAAGTAAGGCAAGCGGGGCTTTGTCATGATCCAGGAAGGTGTTTCGACCGAACCGCTTTCTGGACGCCCGTTCGGGGTGCGGCAACGGGTCTGCGAAGTGGTTCGGCCGAACCACTTCCTTTACCGCCGCCGCTAGGACGCGCCCGGCGGCCCTTGATCGCCCCCTACCGCCGTGTCAGACCCGGCCGAGACGATGGGCGGACGACGCCATGACGTGAGGGGAGCGCTGTGAGTTTCACTGCGGTACACGCGGAGCGGGGCCGTCTGGACGCCTCCCAGCCGGATCTCGGCTGCGGCTGGGACTGGAGTGCGATCCACCAGGTGCGGCCGCCGGCCCCCCTGGCATGCCGGGAGTGTGGCCACGGGATGCACGCCAAGGTGTCGCCCCTGGGCCTGCGGTTCTTCGCGCATGCGCCTGGGGCTCCGACGTGCACGCTGGCGGAGGAGTCCATGGCCCACCACCTGCTCAAGCTGGAGCTTGCTCAGGCGGCCCGCACGGCCGGATGGATGGCCGAGCTGGAGGTGAGCGGGCCGGACGGTCGTTGGCGGGCGGACGTCCTCGCCTCCACGGCCAACAGTCGGCGTGTCGCCCTGGAGGCGCAGTTGGCGAGCATCACCGCCGCCGAGATTCGTGCCCGTACGCAGCGGATGGGGGCTGACGGCGTACGGGCCTACTGGTTCAGTGACCGCAGCCGGATTGCTTGGCTGGGCGCCGTTCCCTCGGTGCGGCTGGCCCGGCAGGGCGAGGGCCTGGTCGCCGTCGAGCCCATGGCCCGGTTCACCGGCGCCTACTGGGACCCCAAGCCGTCCATACCGCTCTCCGAGTTCGTGGGCAGGGTCCTCACCTCGCGGTTCGTCTCGCACGCTCCACGCACGCCGCAGCGTCACGTGGCCCGGCCCGTGACGCTGCTGTGGGCCCATCCCAAGTGCGTACTGGCGGAGGCCAAGAAGCTTGGAGATGAGGAAAAGCAGCAGCGCGCGGCACAGGAGGAGCAGGAACGTGCCGAGCGGCGGGGGTACGCCCGGCAGGAGGCCGCGCTTGCCGAACGTACGGCGCGCTCCGACCCAGACCGGGCGGCCCTGGCCCGGCACTCCGCCCGGCTGCCCGGGATCGAGCGAACCATCGCCCAGGCCGCCGACATGTTCCTCACCCGCGTGACTGTCGGCTGGAGTGTGGGAGACAGCCGGTACTCCAGCGGCGTCCCGCTCGTCAACGACCGCGGGACCCTGCTGGCCGTCTTCGACCCGCTCCCGCTGGCCGGCCCCTGTCCCGACTTCCTCCTGGACGTCGGGCTGCCGATGCTCTTCCCCACGGAGGAACGACGCGAGCGCTTCGAGGAGCACCGAGCCACTGGTGAGCGTTTGCGCCGGTTGCGCCAGCAGGCCATAGCCGCGGCGCTCGCCGACGACGAGTGGCCGCCGCGCCCCGGTCCTCCTGAGCCTGAGTCCCCGTAAGACGTGGCTCTACCTGCACCGTGGGTCAGAGATAGGTGACCGGAGTCACTTCTGTGCGAGTTGCGACCTTGGTTCGGCCGAACCAAGGTCGACGCTTGTCGTACGTGTCCAACGTGCCTGAACAGCCCTCGGATATCTGTAAGGCACGGGATCTTCTGGCTACT
This window harbors:
- a CDS encoding competence protein CoiA family protein, which translates into the protein MSFTAVHAERGRLDASQPDLGCGWDWSAIHQVRPPAPLACRECGHGMHAKVSPLGLRFFAHAPGAPTCTLAEESMAHHLLKLELAQAARTAGWMAELEVSGPDGRWRADVLASTANSRRVALEAQLASITAAEIRARTQRMGADGVRAYWFSDRSRIAWLGAVPSVRLARQGEGLVAVEPMARFTGAYWDPKPSIPLSEFVGRVLTSRFVSHAPRTPQRHVARPVTLLWAHPKCVLAEAKKLGDEEKQQRAAQEEQERAERRGYARQEAALAERTARSDPDRAALARHSARLPGIERTIAQAADMFLTRVTVGWSVGDSRYSSGVPLVNDRGTLLAVFDPLPLAGPCPDFLLDVGLPMLFPTEERRERFEEHRATGERLRRLRQQAIAAALADDEWPPRPGPPEPESP
- the tpg gene encoding telomere-protecting terminal protein Tpg translates to MVGMSDHEQQQPAPRRGKVLEALARAERKIFTRPAPKSAKACMKFLRTREKGSTKALAERLGTSRRTVERYLAGKLTKPQKRLQAALVEETEFEWKPQVRAQAREQASTSSGMMVEVTAYFGFACRGSSDDGRERSITTAISPTYAKQILELQAAGATEEDLHPIVAEAITESYFTEWGTRAAGCGRTSHTSRT